From a region of the Desulfuromonas sp. KJ2020 genome:
- a CDS encoding DUF4388 domain-containing protein — protein MSFTGDLEHLPIVDIVQLIHAARKSGTLTVQSRRGTCQLVFKDGFIGSASNLQSRGRIGEILLEMKAIGEEDLTAALDEQKQAGENRKPLIATLMARGLINKDLAFKGLQLLIEMTIVEILTWKAGTFSLDVENVVIADEYRYFPEKLNEEFLLNSQNVLMDALRIYDEKKRDGELSEEDEQPSAEAMEDEESGWSISEDDLGLADLHKLETRIPGVFSVLEERDPVAIHRSRIAALAPAWPDSEKEKVLAYLGDAADRAKEASSPAGGARAVIVFSSDEFLTYLLTTLGKSDGSLIFSTNDDQDLDLIIDQSLHKGIRPLLVMDCPQKARIGYSADKIHRLRREKKFKYPHVETLQLALSLERDFILQSYREGARAVFPRPFVDGRQETTAVELLTFIETLRLYLHNFFEQKVAGVEDVLARGVLDLIACRSIPAVHQSLLKILADIFPRVLTLAARQDDFVAEKGIGFGGNDRETETLPSLRIPLETSSLLRKVTEERHPFFGLLYDGGLSTPLYEALGAAATPKALLFPLHVRGRTLAVLYADFGEAEAQAVPVEQLERLAAQAALVAENALYRKKLEKTSR, from the coding sequence ATGTCCTTTACCGGAGACCTGGAACACCTGCCGATCGTCGATATTGTCCAGCTCATCCACGCGGCCCGCAAATCGGGAACCCTGACGGTGCAAAGCCGCCGGGGAACCTGCCAGCTGGTCTTCAAGGATGGCTTTATCGGCAGCGCCAGCAACCTGCAAAGCCGGGGGCGCATCGGGGAGATTCTGCTGGAGATGAAGGCCATCGGCGAGGAGGACCTGACAGCCGCGCTCGACGAACAGAAGCAGGCCGGTGAAAACCGCAAGCCCCTCATCGCCACCCTCATGGCCCGGGGGCTCATCAACAAGGACCTGGCCTTCAAGGGACTGCAACTGCTCATCGAAATGACTATCGTCGAAATACTGACCTGGAAAGCCGGTACCTTCTCCCTCGACGTGGAGAATGTGGTTATTGCCGACGAATACCGGTATTTTCCCGAGAAGCTCAATGAGGAATTTCTGCTTAACAGCCAGAACGTGCTCATGGATGCGCTGCGCATTTACGATGAAAAGAAGCGCGACGGAGAATTGAGTGAGGAGGACGAACAGCCGTCGGCGGAGGCGATGGAGGACGAAGAGAGCGGCTGGAGCATTTCCGAAGACGATCTGGGGCTCGCCGATCTGCACAAGCTGGAGACGCGTATACCCGGCGTCTTTTCGGTGCTCGAGGAAAGAGACCCTGTCGCCATCCATCGGTCGCGAATCGCCGCCCTGGCGCCGGCCTGGCCCGATTCGGAAAAGGAAAAGGTTCTCGCCTATCTCGGCGACGCCGCCGATCGGGCCAAAGAAGCATCAAGTCCCGCAGGGGGAGCACGGGCCGTGATCGTTTTCAGCTCCGACGAGTTTCTCACCTATCTGCTCACCACCCTCGGCAAAAGTGATGGTTCCCTGATCTTTTCCACCAACGACGATCAGGATCTCGACCTCATCATCGACCAGTCCCTGCACAAGGGCATTCGGCCGCTGCTGGTGATGGACTGCCCCCAAAAAGCCCGGATCGGCTATTCCGCCGACAAGATTCACCGCCTGCGTCGCGAAAAGAAATTCAAATATCCCCACGTGGAGACGCTGCAACTGGCCCTTTCCCTTGAGCGTGATTTTATCCTGCAGTCCTACCGGGAGGGGGCCCGCGCAGTCTTTCCGCGGCCCTTCGTCGATGGGCGCCAGGAGACCACCGCCGTGGAACTTCTCACTTTTATCGAGACCCTGCGCCTTTACCTGCACAACTTTTTCGAACAGAAAGTTGCCGGAGTCGAAGATGTCCTGGCCCGGGGGGTGCTCGATCTCATCGCCTGTCGCTCCATTCCGGCGGTTCATCAGTCTCTGCTTAAAATCCTGGCCGACATTTTCCCCCGGGTACTCACCCTGGCGGCCCGCCAGGACGACTTCGTGGCGGAAAAAGGGATCGGCTTCGGCGGGAACGACCGCGAAACCGAAACCCTGCCCTCCCTTCGCATCCCCCTGGAAACATCCAGTCTTCTGCGCAAGGTGACGGAAGAGAGGCATCCCTTCTTCGGATTGCTCTACGACGGCGGCCTCAGCACTCCTCTCTATGAGGCTCTGGGGGCGGCGGCCACGCCCAAGGCTCTCCTCTTCCCTCTGCATGTCCGGGGCCGGACGCTGGCCGTCCTTTACGCCGATTTCGGCGAGGCCGAGGCGCAAGCGGTGCCGGTGGAACAGCTGGAGCGCCTGGCCGCCCAGGCCGCCCTGGTGGCGGAAAACGCCCTGTACCGTAAAAAACTGGAAAAAACCTCGCGGTAG
- a CDS encoding 4Fe-4S binding protein, translating into MQTTVHLIYFSPTSTTRKIVEEIAAGMPADEVRHYDLTRLEEGLDLQLTDGLAIIGVPVYAGRVPEVCLQRMEGLSATGVPVVLVALYGNRAFEDALVELRDGAVAKGFSVLAAGAFIGEHSYSTPTQPIAPGRPDAADRQKARAFGAQIAEKLQRCSMPATLRIPGDTPYKERVPLGGIAPATDKALCTLCGACAKVCPTLVIRVEDKVTTAAENCVMCCACVKVCPVVARSFHHPMIEARRQLLVTNFSERREPELFL; encoded by the coding sequence ATGCAGACCACCGTCCATCTAATCTATTTTTCGCCGACAAGCACCACCCGCAAAATCGTCGAGGAGATCGCCGCCGGCATGCCGGCTGACGAGGTCAGACACTACGACCTGACCCGTCTGGAAGAAGGGCTCGACCTGCAGCTCACCGACGGGCTGGCCATCATCGGCGTGCCGGTCTACGCCGGGCGGGTGCCGGAAGTCTGTCTGCAGAGGATGGAGGGATTGTCGGCCACGGGCGTGCCGGTGGTGCTGGTGGCGCTTTACGGCAACCGGGCTTTTGAGGATGCGCTGGTCGAGCTGCGGGATGGCGCCGTCGCCAAGGGATTCTCGGTGCTCGCCGCCGGCGCCTTCATCGGTGAGCATTCCTATTCCACCCCGACCCAGCCCATCGCGCCCGGCCGCCCCGATGCGGCGGATCGGCAAAAGGCCCGCGCATTCGGCGCCCAGATCGCCGAAAAACTGCAGAGGTGTTCCATGCCGGCTACTCTGCGAATTCCGGGCGACACCCCCTACAAGGAGAGGGTTCCCCTCGGCGGCATCGCCCCCGCCACCGACAAGGCCTTGTGCACGCTGTGCGGCGCCTGCGCCAAGGTCTGCCCGACCCTGGTCATCCGGGTGGAGGATAAGGTGACGACCGCGGCCGAGAACTGCGTCATGTGCTGCGCCTGTGTCAAGGTGTGTCCCGTTGTAGCGCGCTCGTTCCATCATCCCATGATCGAGGCCAGACGGCAGCTGTTGGTGACCAACTTCAGCGAGCGCCGCGAGCCCGAATTGTTTCTGTAG
- a CDS encoding type II toxin-antitoxin system RelE/ParE family toxin → MPRFLLTRKAEADLKEIARYTQARWGREQRLKYLKTLDACFWTLAENPHKGEDCGEIRDGYQKWPVGSHVVFYRLVAGRVEIIRILHQNMDTENRINET, encoded by the coding sequence ATGCCACGGTTTCTGCTCACAAGAAAAGCGGAGGCAGACCTGAAAGAGATTGCTCGCTACACCCAGGCACGCTGGGGGCGTGAGCAACGGCTGAAATACCTCAAGACCCTGGACGCCTGTTTCTGGACTCTGGCCGAGAACCCGCATAAGGGCGAAGATTGCGGCGAGATACGGGACGGTTACCAAAAATGGCCGGTTGGCAGCCATGTTGTTTTTTACAGGTTGGTGGCGGGCAGGGTAGAGATCATCCGTATCCTCCACCAAAACATGGACACTGAAAACCGCATCAACGAGACGTGA
- a CDS encoding YdiU family protein: MPLDNTTTPPPMGWKFDNSYAALPEFFYRRLAPVPVRAPKLMIFNRALAAELGLDPERLQSGEGVSILAGNVLPTGAQPLAQAYAGHQFGHFTTLGDGRAILLGEQITPTGKRRDIQLKGSGRTPFSRQGDGRAALGPMLREYVISEAMYALGIPTTRSLAVVASGEPVRRETLLPGAVLTRVAASHLRVGTFEYAAWQGTPEQVRMLADYSIRRHYPEAAQQENPYLAFFEAVMERQAALIVQWLLVGFIHGVMNTDNMAISGETIDYGPCAFMDIYNPATVFSSIDQHGRYAFANQAHIAQWNLARFAETLLPLFADGQEKAIDLAHTALKGFEDRFQAYWLKGMRAKLGLADAQEGDAGLIEELLKIMQRLGADYTNSFRDLAREASPDNALFQDGEFQSWQQRWQTRLDQQGKPLAEVRASMDAHNPAVIPRNHRVEEALAAAAEEEDIKPLEKLLGVLATPYAEPTEADQAYRQPPEPSNRVYQTFCGT; the protein is encoded by the coding sequence ATGCCTCTCGACAACACCACCACCCCACCCCCCATGGGCTGGAAATTCGACAACAGCTACGCTGCGCTGCCCGAATTCTTTTACCGGCGGTTGGCCCCGGTGCCGGTCCGGGCGCCGAAGCTGATGATTTTCAATCGTGCGCTGGCCGCAGAACTTGGCCTTGACCCGGAGCGGCTGCAAAGCGGCGAAGGAGTATCTATTCTTGCCGGCAATGTGCTGCCGACTGGAGCACAGCCCCTGGCCCAGGCCTATGCCGGGCACCAGTTCGGCCACTTCACCACCCTGGGTGACGGCCGCGCCATCCTACTGGGGGAACAGATCACCCCAACCGGCAAGCGGCGGGACATTCAGCTCAAAGGCTCGGGCCGTACGCCCTTTTCCCGGCAGGGAGATGGACGGGCGGCGCTGGGGCCGATGCTGCGAGAGTATGTCATCAGCGAAGCCATGTACGCCCTCGGCATCCCCACCACCCGCAGTCTGGCGGTGGTGGCCAGCGGCGAGCCGGTGCGGCGCGAGACGCTGCTGCCGGGCGCTGTGCTCACGCGGGTGGCCGCCAGTCACTTGCGCGTGGGCACCTTCGAGTATGCGGCCTGGCAGGGTACGCCCGAGCAGGTGAGGATGCTGGCCGATTACAGCATCCGCCGTCATTATCCCGAGGCGGCACAGCAGGAGAACCCCTACCTCGCCTTCTTCGAGGCCGTCATGGAGCGACAGGCCGCCCTGATTGTCCAATGGCTGCTGGTCGGTTTTATTCACGGGGTGATGAACACGGACAACATGGCGATCTCGGGTGAAACCATCGACTACGGCCCCTGCGCTTTTATGGACATCTACAACCCGGCCACCGTCTTCAGCTCCATTGATCAGCACGGCCGCTACGCCTTTGCCAACCAGGCCCACATCGCCCAGTGGAACCTCGCCCGGTTCGCTGAAACCCTGCTGCCGCTCTTCGCCGACGGGCAGGAAAAGGCCATCGACCTAGCCCACACGGCGCTGAAAGGTTTTGAGGACAGGTTTCAGGCTTACTGGCTGAAGGGGATGCGGGCCAAGCTGGGACTGGCGGATGCGCAGGAAGGGGATGCGGGCCTGATCGAAGAGCTGCTGAAAATCATGCAGCGACTGGGTGCCGACTACACCAACAGTTTTCGTGACCTCGCCCGTGAGGCCTCACCGGATAACGCGCTCTTTCAGGACGGGGAGTTTCAAAGCTGGCAGCAGCGCTGGCAGACCCGGCTGGACCAGCAGGGCAAACCGCTGGCAGAAGTCAGGGCAAGCATGGATGCCCACAATCCGGCCGTGATTCCACGCAACCACCGCGTCGAAGAGGCGCTGGCCGCTGCCGCCGAGGAGGAGGATATCAAACCACTGGAAAAACTGCTGGGGGTGCTGGCGACGCCCTATGCGGAACCGACCGAGGCCGACCAGGCCTATCGGCAGCCGCCGGAGCCGAGCAACCGGGTTTATCAGACGTTCTGTGGCACCTAG
- a CDS encoding MBL fold metallo-hydrolase, translated as MQITPQIHALKIPFTVPLSAEKSLDRFAFVYLLFGDSIHLIDSGVAGAAGTIGDYIKQQGRDPQEISSLILTHSHPDHLGAAKSIKAQTGCTVFAHQGEQAWIEDTEKQFQDRPVPGFHTLVEGAVEVDVLVADGELLELEKDLRCQIIHTPGHSRGSISLFFEEESALFTGDTLILPGDLPIYEDISQCLASLKRLQKIQNLNTLFSSWEPPMQGRQQIRQRMEESLSYLHRIHAAVINSSQGAEGQSGMELCQKAVAELGLPPFAAMPLVARAFESSLKMR; from the coding sequence ATGCAGATCACACCCCAGATACACGCGCTGAAAATCCCCTTTACGGTGCCTCTTTCCGCCGAGAAATCACTCGACCGTTTTGCTTTTGTCTATCTGCTCTTTGGCGACAGCATTCACCTCATTGACAGCGGCGTGGCCGGCGCCGCCGGGACGATTGGGGACTATATAAAACAGCAGGGCCGTGATCCGCAGGAGATTTCCTCCTTAATTCTCACCCATTCGCACCCGGACCACCTCGGTGCCGCCAAAAGCATTAAAGCGCAGACGGGTTGTACGGTTTTTGCCCACCAGGGCGAACAGGCGTGGATTGAAGATACCGAAAAACAATTCCAGGACAGACCCGTTCCCGGTTTTCATACTCTGGTCGAAGGGGCGGTCGAGGTCGACGTGTTGGTGGCAGACGGCGAGCTGCTGGAACTGGAAAAAGACCTCCGCTGCCAGATTATTCACACGCCCGGGCATTCCCGGGGTTCCATTTCATTGTTCTTTGAAGAGGAAAGCGCCCTCTTCACCGGGGATACGTTGATTCTCCCTGGCGATCTGCCCATTTACGAAGATATTTCGCAATGCCTTGCTTCGCTCAAAAGGCTGCAGAAAATCCAAAATCTCAACACCCTGTTTTCCTCCTGGGAGCCCCCCATGCAGGGGCGCCAACAGATTCGGCAGCGGATGGAAGAGAGCCTGTCCTATCTCCACCGCATTCATGCCGCCGTAATCAACAGCAGCCAGGGGGCAGAGGGGCAAAGCGGCATGGAGCTCTGCCAAAAAGCCGTTGCCGAACTCGGTCTGCCGCCTTTTGCGGCCATGCCTCTCGTGGCGAGAGCCTTTGAGTCGAGCCTGAAGATGCGGTAG
- a CDS encoding type IV pilus twitching motility protein PilT codes for MDAKVMNQILEIAFEKRVSDVHFEVDNPPFFRGRGQLIRSKLPKLKPEDTEFIAKTILEANKRKLDPNLREQDASYSLPNGGRFRVSIFRQKGVIGIVMRVIPPQIGSFQELNLPTVLSEIVKAPNGLILVTGPTGNGKSTTLASMLRFLNENYSYNIITIEDPIEFLFTSSKSCIIQREVGIDTEGFGAALKAALRMDPDVIMVGEMRDMETIDACIKAAETGHLVFSTLHTQSASSTINRLIGNFPPEVQEVMRQRLADILVATVSLRLVKDKSGENIIPVVEVMRSTTTIQACIRDGRLDEIEKHIENGVAQYGMQTLDQHLIQLCQQKIIAVDEAKRITRSMDLERKLMFTS; via the coding sequence ATGGACGCCAAAGTAATGAACCAGATTCTGGAAATCGCTTTTGAGAAGAGGGTGTCGGACGTTCACTTCGAGGTGGATAACCCGCCTTTCTTCCGGGGCCGCGGCCAGCTGATCCGCTCCAAGCTGCCCAAGCTCAAGCCTGAAGATACGGAATTTATCGCCAAAACCATCCTTGAAGCCAATAAGCGCAAGCTCGATCCGAATCTGCGCGAGCAGGACGCCTCCTATTCCCTCCCCAATGGCGGGCGCTTTCGCGTCAGCATTTTCCGGCAGAAAGGGGTGATCGGCATCGTCATGCGCGTCATCCCCCCGCAAATCGGCTCTTTTCAGGAGCTCAACCTGCCGACGGTTCTCTCCGAAATCGTCAAGGCACCCAACGGCCTCATTCTGGTTACCGGCCCCACGGGCAACGGCAAGTCGACGACGCTGGCCTCGATGCTGCGCTTTCTCAACGAGAACTACAGCTACAACATCATCACCATCGAAGACCCCATCGAGTTTCTCTTCACCTCCAGCAAGAGCTGCATCATCCAGCGCGAGGTAGGGATCGACACCGAGGGGTTCGGGGCGGCGTTGAAAGCGGCGCTGCGCATGGATCCCGACGTCATCATGGTCGGCGAAATGCGCGACATGGAGACCATCGACGCCTGCATCAAGGCGGCCGAAACCGGGCACCTGGTCTTCTCCACCCTGCACACCCAGAGCGCCTCCTCCACCATCAACCGCCTCATCGGCAACTTTCCCCCCGAGGTGCAGGAAGTCATGCGCCAGCGCCTGGCCGATATCCTGGTGGCCACCGTTTCTCTGCGCCTGGTCAAGGACAAGAGCGGTGAGAACATCATCCCCGTCGTCGAGGTGATGCGCTCCACCACGACCATCCAGGCCTGCATCCGTGACGGCCGCCTCGACGAAATCGAAAAGCACATCGAAAACGGCGTCGCCCAATACGGCATGCAGACGCTCGACCAGCACCTCATCCAGCTCTGCCAGCAGAAGATCATCGCCGTCGACGAAGCCAAGCGCATCACCCGCTCCATGGACCTGGAGCGCAAGCTGATGTTCACCAGTTGA
- a CDS encoding type II toxin-antitoxin system ParD family antitoxin, whose protein sequence is MSKNTSVTLGRHFEEFVAHKVSEGRFGSASEVIRAGLRLLEDREIKLAALRRALIEGEESGFAEYSLEKINRDLDGEGQA, encoded by the coding sequence ATGTCAAAAAACACCAGCGTCACCCTTGGGCGCCATTTCGAAGAGTTCGTTGCACATAAAGTCTCTGAAGGGCGGTTTGGGTCAGCCAGCGAAGTCATCAGGGCAGGACTGCGTCTTCTGGAGGATCGGGAAATCAAACTTGCCGCGTTGCGCCGGGCGCTTATCGAAGGTGAAGAAAGTGGTTTCGCTGAATATTCGCTCGAAAAAATCAATCGCGACCTTGACGGCGAAGGTCAGGCGTAA
- a CDS encoding DUF2179 domain-containing protein, translated as MLTELGSQSDVFQVWLVPLLVFLARILDVSLGTLRISMVYRGLKHLAAPLGFLEALVWILAISQVMQHIDNWATYLAFALGFGAGNYVGLLIEERLAFGNLIIRVITPDEDPRLSAALWNAGFGVTNVNARGESGPVKIIFTVVRRRDLHKALQLIKTFNENAFYTIEDVRFFNETHVPLPKSKLPKRFFRLRALKSR; from the coding sequence ATGCTTACGGAACTTGGCAGTCAATCAGATGTTTTTCAGGTGTGGCTGGTGCCCCTGCTGGTCTTTCTGGCCCGCATTCTGGATGTCAGCCTGGGCACGCTGCGGATCTCCATGGTCTACCGGGGACTCAAGCATCTGGCGGCGCCGCTCGGTTTTCTGGAAGCGCTGGTGTGGATTCTGGCCATCTCCCAGGTCATGCAGCACATCGACAACTGGGCCACCTACCTGGCTTTTGCCCTCGGCTTTGGCGCCGGCAATTACGTCGGTCTGCTCATCGAGGAGCGCCTGGCCTTTGGCAACCTGATCATCCGGGTCATCACTCCCGACGAGGATCCCCGCTTAAGTGCCGCCCTCTGGAACGCGGGCTTCGGCGTGACCAATGTCAACGCCCGGGGCGAGTCGGGCCCGGTCAAAATCATCTTTACCGTGGTGCGGCGACGCGATCTGCACAAGGCGCTGCAACTGATCAAAACCTTTAACGAGAATGCTTTCTACACCATCGAGGATGTGCGTTTTTTCAATGAGACCCACGTCCCTTTGCCCAAAAGCAAGCTGCCCAAAAGATTTTTCCGTCTGCGGGCCCTCAAATCCCGTTGA
- a CDS encoding GreA/GreB family elongation factor, producing MNQQTLTFTDYDVERLEIILEGAQRSASLQKSHLEALAEELEKGDIVSSREIGADVVTLNSRVRLRDMASDKEMEVTLVLPMGANFSEGRLSVTSPLGIALLGYTTGSVIEWPGQAGRRKARIEAVLYQPEAAGHYHL from the coding sequence ATGAATCAGCAAACGCTTACCTTCACGGACTATGACGTGGAACGCCTGGAAATCATTCTCGAGGGGGCGCAACGCTCGGCCTCCCTCCAAAAAAGCCACCTGGAAGCGCTGGCCGAAGAGCTGGAAAAAGGGGACATCGTCTCGTCAAGGGAGATTGGCGCTGATGTGGTTACCCTGAACTCGCGGGTCAGGCTGCGCGATATGGCCAGCGACAAGGAAATGGAGGTCACTCTGGTGTTGCCGATGGGGGCCAATTTTTCCGAGGGGCGTCTGTCGGTGACCTCGCCTTTGGGGATCGCCCTGCTCGGCTATACAACGGGTTCGGTGATTGAATGGCCGGGGCAGGCGGGCCGCAGAAAGGCCCGCATCGAGGCGGTTCTTTACCAGCCGGAGGCGGCTGGTCATTACCATCTGTAG
- a CDS encoding long-chain fatty acid--CoA ligase, with translation MITTSPTTLFDVLIQSYRQFPQRTAFIYRAAGEEFAVTYEKLFDDVLLLARAFGEKKIGHGSKVMLLSDNRYGWMVTDLALISLGAISVPRGSDTPTRELEFIMSHADCEFLVVENEELYEQHREMTDKLPQLKVTFIIESESRHKLFQPIYAYQDLLQDRTITPEELQEFILSSAQRRPEDTVTLVYTSGTTGMPKGVVLTHRNLMHQIASLPPIIALTEEDRWLSILPSWHIFERTAEYIALAAGSCIVYSTLKTFADDLITYQPTLVATVPRLWESLYSKINAALEKQSKKKAKLFRSLVWISATFRRNSRLLKDHLPRYEKVFFLRRWLQKLRALGVVVLLFPLYLLARKKLALVQEKFGGRLRVAISGGGSLPDYLDAWLDAVGIRIANAYGMTECAPGIAGRALDCPIFGTLGKPIAGTEVRIVDEHGQVLPAGCEGEVQVRGQQVTPGYYNNPEENEKSFTADGFFKTGDLGKFTLTGELVLCGRSKEIIVLASGENIDPTHIEATITMLPFVADAVLVGQDKKGLGALIVPDMDKLKEYVTDKFSHLVGETEDFLNDKQVMAKVKNEINKLLHPKKGFKPYERLSGIRFLDKEFKAGEELTNTLKKKRHVIEQKYKEIINKLLK, from the coding sequence ATGATAACCACCAGCCCTACAACGCTTTTCGACGTTTTAATCCAAAGCTATCGGCAGTTTCCCCAGCGGACGGCTTTTATCTACCGGGCGGCCGGCGAAGAGTTCGCCGTCACCTACGAAAAGCTCTTCGACGATGTGCTGCTGCTGGCCCGCGCCTTTGGGGAGAAGAAGATCGGTCACGGCTCCAAGGTCATGCTCCTCTCGGACAACCGGTACGGCTGGATGGTTACCGACCTGGCCCTCATCTCCCTGGGCGCCATCAGCGTGCCGCGCGGCAGCGACACGCCGACGCGGGAGCTGGAATTCATCATGAGCCACGCGGACTGCGAATTCCTGGTGGTGGAAAACGAGGAACTGTACGAACAACACCGTGAAATGACGGACAAACTGCCTCAGCTCAAGGTGACCTTCATCATCGAATCCGAGAGCCGGCACAAGCTTTTCCAGCCCATCTACGCCTACCAGGATCTGCTGCAGGACCGCACCATAACCCCCGAGGAACTGCAGGAGTTTATCCTCAGCAGCGCCCAACGGCGACCGGAAGATACCGTCACCCTGGTCTACACTTCGGGCACCACGGGGATGCCCAAAGGGGTGGTACTGACCCATCGCAATCTCATGCACCAGATCGCCAGCCTGCCGCCCATCATTGCCCTGACGGAAGAGGATCGCTGGCTCTCCATTCTGCCGTCCTGGCACATCTTCGAGCGCACGGCCGAATATATCGCCCTGGCGGCGGGCAGCTGCATCGTCTATTCGACCCTGAAGACCTTTGCCGATGACCTGATCACCTATCAGCCGACCCTGGTGGCCACCGTGCCGCGCCTGTGGGAATCCCTCTACAGCAAAATCAATGCCGCCCTTGAGAAGCAAAGCAAGAAGAAGGCCAAACTCTTCCGCTCCCTGGTGTGGATCTCGGCCACCTTCCGGCGCAACAGCCGTCTGCTCAAGGATCATCTCCCCCGCTACGAGAAGGTCTTTTTTCTGCGCCGCTGGCTGCAGAAACTGCGGGCGCTGGGCGTCGTCGTCCTGCTCTTCCCCCTGTACCTGCTGGCCCGCAAGAAGCTGGCCCTGGTGCAGGAAAAATTCGGCGGCCGCCTGCGGGTGGCCATCAGTGGCGGCGGCAGTCTCCCCGACTATCTGGACGCCTGGCTTGACGCCGTCGGCATCCGCATCGCCAACGCCTACGGCATGACGGAGTGCGCCCCCGGCATCGCCGGCCGCGCCCTCGACTGTCCCATTTTTGGCACCCTGGGCAAGCCGATTGCCGGAACGGAGGTGCGCATCGTCGACGAGCACGGCCAGGTGCTGCCGGCCGGTTGCGAGGGCGAGGTGCAGGTGCGCGGCCAGCAGGTCACCCCCGGCTACTACAACAACCCTGAAGAGAACGAGAAATCCTTCACGGCCGACGGCTTTTTCAAAACCGGCGACCTAGGCAAGTTCACTCTCACTGGCGAACTGGTGCTGTGTGGCCGCTCCAAGGAGATCATCGTGCTGGCCAGCGGCGAGAACATCGACCCCACCCACATCGAGGCCACCATCACCATGCTCCCCTTCGTGGCCGACGCCGTGCTGGTCGGGCAGGACAAGAAAGGCCTGGGCGCCCTCATCGTCCCCGACATGGACAAACTGAAGGAATACGTGACCGACAAGTTCAGTCACCTGGTAGGGGAAACGGAGGACTTCCTCAACGACAAGCAGGTGATGGCCAAGGTCAAGAATGAAATCAACAAGCTGCTGCACCCCAAGAAGGGCTTCAAGCCCTATGAGCGCTTGAGCGGTATCCGTTTTCTGGATAAGGAATTCAAGGCGGGGGAAGAGCTGACCAACACGCTGAAGAAAAAGCGTCACGTCATTGAGCAAAAGTACAAGGAGATCATCAATAAGCTGCTGAAATAA